A region of the Acetoanaerobium noterae genome:
TGGATATTCGAAATTGTGTCCACTTTCCTGAAGTAATTTAATAGCTTCAGTATATGTCACTCTTCCAAAGTCATTGCTTACTACATTTTGTAGTCTAGGAAGAAGGTCTTTATCTACTATGCTTCCGAAGAATTCCATCTCTTCAGGTGCATTTTCCAGTACATAGCTGATGATGTATTTAATCATGTCTTCAGCTAGCTCCATGTTATCCTCTAGCTCAGCAAAAGCTATCTCAGGCTCTATCATCCAAAACTCAGCCGCATGTCTAGATGTGTTAGAATTTTCTGCTCTAAATGTTGGTCCAAAGGTATAGATATCTTTGTAAGCAAGAGCAAATATTTCTCCCTCAAGCTGTCCACTAACTGTAAGGTTAGTTTCTTTTCCAAAGAAGTCTTGAGTATTGTCAATGCTTCCATCTGCATTCTTAGGAGGATTCTTAAGGTCTAAAGTAGTAACTCTAAACATTTCTCCAGCACCTTCTGCATCACTTCCAGTTATTATTGGAGTATGTACATAAACAAAGCCTCTGTCTTGGAAAAACTTATGAATCGCATAAGCGGCTACTGAACGAACTCTAAACACTGCAGAAAAAGCATTACTTCTAGGTCTAAGGTGAGCTATAGTTCTAAGGTATTCAAAAGTATGGCGCTTTTTTTGAAGTGGAAAATCCGAGCTAGATGGCGCTTCTACTACTATTGATTTTGCTTTTATTTCAAAAGGCTGTTTTGCTCCTTCTGTTTTTACTAAATCTCCAGTTACTTTTATAGCTGTAGCTATAGGCAATTTTGCTACATCCTTAAAATTTTCTAAAGTTTCATCAAATACAATTTGCAGGTTTTTGAAAAAACTTCCGTCATTTACTTCTATAAATCCAAAGTTTTTAGAGTCTCTAAGTGTTCTAATCCATCCTTGGATTACGATTTCTTTTCCCATGTAATCGTCTGTATCTCTATAAAGCTTTTTAATATCAACTGCTTTAGTCATGGCAAATCCTCCTCATAGTTTTCATATTAAAAATAGTATATATTAACCCAAAACCGGTGTCAATCAAAGTTAACACTTAGGTTTGCTTGCAATTTACAATAAATTTAAAGAACTAATTCCAATTTTCTAGTATAATATTAGTTATGCAAAATTATTTTTCAATTTATTATGAATCAACATTGATACTCATATATTAATAACCATTTAAGGAGACGATTATTTTGATTAAACGTGACTATCATATTCACACTGCTTATTCAGATGACTGCATTATACCTATGGAAACCATGGTATTATCCGCAATAGAAAAAGGCATGGAAGAAATTGCTCTTACTGATCATGTAGACTACGATTATCCAGATAGAGATTTGCCTTTTGTAGTAAATTACGATTTATACTCACAGGATTATTATGCTCTAAAGGAAAAATATCAAGATAAAATCAATATTTTATTTGGTGTAGAGATAGGGCTTCAGCCACATTTAGGCTCTAAAATCGAGGAGCTCCTTGCTAAGTATCCCTTTGATTTTGCTATTGGCTCAATCCATACTGTAAAGCGCCACGATATATATGCAAGAAGATTTTGGGATAATAAATCCAAAGTAAAAGGCTATACAGAGTATTTTGAGGATGTTTTGGAATGTGCTAAAATGCACTCTTGCTATAGAGTTTTTGGCCATTTGGATTATGTAAACAGATATGGTGGATTCGATGACAAAACTCTATATTACAAGGATTATGCTGATATAATAGACGAGATTTTAAAAACCATAATAAAAGGCGAGAGAGGCATAGAAATCAACACTTCTGGCTATCGCTACGGATTAAATCAAACTCATCCTCAAAGAGACATCTTAAAACGCTACAAAGAGCTAGGTGGAGAAATCATAACTTTAGGCTCTGACTCTCATAAGGATGAGCACATAAGTGCAGATTTTGACATAGCTGAGCAGATGTTAAAGGATTTAGGCATTCATTATCTTACTAAGTTTAGTAAACTGAAACCAGAAATGTACAAAATAGGCGATTAATAGAAAATTATAGACAAAAAAGGTGCTAGAAAAATATATTTTTAGCACCTTTTTTATTTTGCCCTAATTTATTAAAATAATTATGAAATAATCAATTTTAACTATTTTTGATATTATTAATAAAAATAGAAGATCAATTTTTTTACTAAATATATACTGTTCCTTCGCTAATTATTGTAACTTCAGTTGAAATGTAATTTTTGTCAGAAATTTCGACATCAATAATACCACCACTTTGATGCACTCTAGCCTGTTTTATTCCCATAAAATTATTCAAATGAATCCCTAGAGAAAGGCTTCCAGAGCCACATGCTCTTTCAAAATATCTAGACCCAGTATTTTTTACAAATACATATGGATTGATTTCAAAATTTGTTTCGTCAATTGATTTAAATGGAATAATTCCTAAAGCACTTGATTCTACTGAATTAATCAACTGATTCATAATTTTGTCAAATTCTTCTTTTCGAACAGCATAATCAGTTATAAAATGGCTGATACCATTCATTACTACAAGATTACCCGATATTATATTATTATCTACTTTAATATCCATAGGGAGTATATCTAGAGGATTTGGTACCTGTCCAAATACTTTAAATCTATGGAGGTCTAAAACATTTATCCTACATTTTAACGCATCTTTTGAACCTGATGAACTAACAAAAAAATTTTCATCTAAGCAAATTCCTTTATATCTGCTATAGGCCGCAGCTGATAAAAGTGCATTACCACAAAATTCTCCGCCAGCCATACAAATACCAACACACGAATCATTGTGTTTTGGTGGTACTACAAATCCAACTTGCTCTGCGTATAAAGATTCATAACGCATAACAGAATTTGCTACCTTAATATAATCCTTTGAGTCAATATAATCCGTTATTAAGATTGTCATATTTTGTGACGGGCTAGTTTTTACATAGTTCAATTTCATTTAAACAACCACCTTATTTTTATCAAATTAACTCAATGTTTTGTTTAGTATGTTGTTGTTTTTCTCAGTTTTGTACAGTATACTTTACACATCATTCTCTTTCAAGTACTTTTTAACAATATATCTATTTTTTTTATAGCTTGTATAGTATTATGGTTTTCAACCTATAAAAGTTATAAGGACATGAGGTGTGAAATGAATATTGGCAAACATTTAAAAAAACTAAGAGTTGAAAAAGGTCTTTCAATTCGAGATATTTCAAAAAGTGTAGATTTATCACCTGCAGCTTGGAGTAATATTGAGCGTGATGTTAACAGCCCAACACTCGCAACATTATCTAAGATATGCGACGCTTTAGGTGTACATCTTGTAGATTTATTACAGCAGTGCAAAAATGAAAGTAATAAGGAAGAGATAGTTTTTAGAAAAGATGATAGAAATCAAATTATCATTTCTGGAAAATCAAATATTAAGTATGAATTAGCCTCTGTTTCATCAAATGAGTTTCAAATTTTGATTGTTAAAATGGAAAAAAAATGTGAATTTGGTTATTTATCCAATGAATATCCTTATGACGAGATTGCTCTGGTTATTAAAGGCCGTATGGAGCTTTCTTTAGATGATACTATTTATATTTTAAATGAAGGCGATAGTATTTATTTAAAATCTGGCTCAAAATACCAATATAGAAATCCAGATAACGCCTCCTGCGAAGTAATCTGGGCAATTCAAGGCGCGCCTAAACATTCTAATGAATAAATTAAGTAAAAAACGCTCGAAACCAAATTTATTATGGCTTCAGAGCGTTCTATTTTTTGCAAAAATAAAATCTTAAATTCGATTCTAACTTCTCTTTTTATCCACCATTATCTCTAGCATCATTTTGTCCAAATCTGCCATTCCATAAGCTGCGATTTTTCCAAGGTTCGCAATGCTCTTGTCAACATTGTCGTCTACTATTCCCTCTAAGGAAGTACAAGATACGTTGTCCATAGCTGCAAGGCTTGATATTACGGCCGCGCTTACTCCAGTAGCTACCTTCATGGCACAGTTAGGCTTTGCCCCATCACATACTATTCCAGTTAGATTTCCTATCATGTTTTGAACTGAGAACTTAACTTGCTCTAGATTCCCACCTAACAAATAAGTCATTCCACAAGAAGCTGAAGCTCCTGCAGTCATAGCTCCACAAAGTGCAGATAGTCTTTTCATATTAGATTTGATATAAATAGATATAAGACTCGCTAATACCAAAGCTCTAGTTAGTTTTTCTTTATCAGACCCTAGCTTTTCAGCGCAGGCTATAACTGGAACAGATAAAGTAATCCCTTGGTTTCCACTGCCTGAATTGCTCATTGCTGGAAGCATACAGCCTCCCATCCTAGCATCAGCACCTGCTGCAGATTTTTTGATTACGTAAGACATCAAGTCATCTGCTAGAAGTCCATTGTCTATGTTTTTTTGTACTATTCTTCCAATTCTATGCCCGTAGTTTTTTTCCATTCCTTCATTTGAAATCAAGCTATTTGTTATAGTTAAATCATAAACAAAGCTAAGCTCTTCAAGAGGCGTATTTACAGAAAAATCGTAGATACTCTCCACGGAAAATTTAAGACTTTTTCCTGTATCTTGGTTTATAGAAACTTTGCTTGAAGATTCGGCTTTATTCTCTACTGATACTTCTTTACTTTCTTCTTTAGTGTCCTTTTGGATACGATTATCTAATATTTCTTGCCCATTTTTTTCTATGTATACTATATTGTTATGCTTTTCTTCTATTATGACCTTACTATTAGACTCTCCAGATACTGCATTTACTTCTATATATACAGGATTTATACCTGATTTTACTCCTATTTTAATCTTTTGCTCTGCTACCATCTGCTGACTTTGCTTTACATCTTCGTAGGTTATATCAGCAAGGACATTTAATTCTTTACTTGCATCTCCTCCTACTATTCCTATAGCTGTAGCAATTTCTAGGCCAATCATTCCAGTTCCTGGGATGCCTACTCCCATTCCGTTTTTAAGTATATTAGGGCTTACAAAAGCTTCTACAATCTTCGGAGCTTCTCCTAAAACCTCTCTAGCCTTAGCCGCTGCATATGCAAGCGCTATAGGCTCAGTACATCCCATAGCTGGTACTAGCTCTTTTTTTAAAATATCGATATAATCCTGTTTACAATAGCTTTCCATAAAAATCCTCCTCATTATCTGGATAATTGTTTTAGATATCTATATATAGTTGCTTCTGAAGTTTTTAGTCGCTCTGCAACCTCTATCACGCTACCCTTCAAAAGAAATACTCCTTTTTCATGTAGCTGAGCCACTATAGCTACTTTTTCATCGGGTGACATTCGCTCTGGCTCAATATCCGTTTGAATCAGCACTTGATTTATGATTGTAGTCGTAAGCTCTTCTAAGGTAGTTGTGCTAAGATTCTCTTCAATCACTTTTGGCTTTGCTTTTTCTATTTCATTGGCCTTAGCCTCAGTATCAGCTAGCTTAATATTTGTTCTTTCCTTTGATTTTTCACATAGATTAAAATAATCGCTTGTAGCTCCCATAAAAGAATCTATTATCGCTTGCATATCCAAAAATTTACTTGCATCCATGTTTATGCATAGCAAACCAATTAAATTATTATTAATATCTTTAATGAAGTATGTAGCAGACTTCACTTGGTCTCCTGAAGCAGTAATACTTATGTAGTTTGATATATAATCCTGCTTTAAATATAGCTTGTCCTGTAAAATTTTGAGTGATAAATCAGTAAGAGGACTTCCTATTCCTCGTCCACTAACATGGGAATTTTCTATTGCAATTACTGATTTTTCTGGAGTCGTAACATCATGGAGCACCACTTCATAATTAGGTCCAAGAAAATTTCCTAAAAATTTTGTAAATATGATATATGGCTTTAAGATTTCTTGACTAGTCATATAATCCGCCTTTCTATGAAAGCATTTCTTATTTCATTTAGTTCTACCTAAATTATATTAGAGTATAGATAAGAGTGCAATAATTTTTTATCACGATAATAATTTAATATCACGTAGCCATAAATTAAAATTAAATAATGCATTAATTCAAAATTATTTGGGTAATAAATTCTTTAAGAAAAGGAGGTTTTTTGTTATGGATAAGCTACTCATTCATTTATGGTATGACAAAGAAGCTAGAGAGGCTGCTGAGCTTTACACTAGTATATTTCCTGACTCAAAAATTAATAAAAGTATAATTTTGAGAGATACTCCTTCAGGTGATGCCGAATTGATTGATTTTTATTTGTGCGGCAAGGAATTTCAAGCAATAAGTGGAGGACCATATTTTAGATTTAATCCTTCCATATCTATGATGGTCAAAACTCCTAATATAGAGCAAGTGAACTCCATATGGGAAGCTCTTATACAAGGCGGAAAAGAGCTTATGCCTCTTGATAAATATTTTTTCAGCGAAAGATACGGCTGGTTACAAGATAAATATGGCTTATCCTGGCAGATATTTCATAATCCCGATACTGATAAAGCAGAACTCTCCCCTAATCTATTATTTTCATCCTCTGTAAACGGAAAAGCAGAGGAAGCTATTTCTTTTTACACGAACTCGTTCCCAAACTCGGAAACTATCTATATAAACAGATATAATGAAAATGAAGCTTCTGCCCCAGAAGCAAAAATAAATTATGCCGAATTTGCCTTAGATTCTATGAAGCTAACTGCTATGGATAACGCAAATTCTGTAGATTATAGTTTTAATGAAGCTATTTCATTTATGGTAAGATGCAAGAATCAAGAGGAAATAGATTATTATTGGAATCTGCTATCTAATGATAGGGAAGCCGAGCAATGTGGATGGCTAAAAGATAAATATGGTCTATCTTGGCAAATAGTTCCAGACTTTCTAGATGATGCCATGTTTGATGCCTCTCAGGAGCTCGTCGACAAAATAACAAAAGTCTTTCTTCCTATGAAAAAATTAGACTATGATAAGTTAAAAAATACCTTGTAGTTTTTTGAACTTTCCCTATATCCTAAACTATTTTTCAAACATAAAAAACTGCAGACCAAAAGCATCTGCAGTTTTTTACGGTTCTGTTGTAGATTAAAAAATCTCTGATTGCTTTAATGGGTGGGGTTCTTATTGTGAATGCAACAAGGTTCCCGGGCCCCATAAGCAATCTCCGATTGCTTTAATGGGCAATGTTCTTATTTTATATATTCATCACTTACAAGAACATCCTTTAAAAGCTCACTTGGTATTATAAATTCAGGATTTCCCATATACCCAGGGGCAACCTCATACTTATCAAATGCTATAACCAGCTGATTATCTTTAGTTATATAGAAGCTTTGGTTTTTATCTATTTTAGAGAAATTTTCATCTCCCATCATTTCATCCTCTAGCCAGTATATATTGTTCTCATCCTTCATCTGTTCTTTCATTTGAGCTTTTATATTCTCGCTGATTATATCTATATATGCTTCATCTTTAAATAGACTTGGCAAGGTAATCAATACTTTATTTTGTTTATCTATGGTGTCATACTTTATAGTAGTAGATGATGAACCTGCAGTATTTACAACATATCTTCCTATTACTAGAAGCTTATCAGTATCAGTTTTCACTTCATATCCAGAAGCTATTCCCATATGTGCCTCTTCCATATCAGCTTTCTTCAGCTCATCTATTTCCTTCATAAAATCATCATAAAGCTTTTGATTTTCATCTAAATATTTTTCATTTAGCATAGCTTCAAGGTTGGAATCTAAGCCTTCAATGGCTGGAGTTTTGAGCTCGGCATCAAAATTATTATCCTTCAGCTCAAAGGTTTTAAATGTAAGTACCCTAACTATTGAGCCAAGAACTGGAACCTCTGATAAGGCATATGAAATCTCAGAGCTTAAATTTATGCTTCCTACAAATACAACTCCTGCAACAGCCGCCGCAATTACACTTTTATTTATTATATTTTTTCTTTTCATTTTTTTCTCCTGCTCCTTTATTGTTGTTCTTACTAAAAATTCTAATTCATCTGGTATCTCTATATTTTCATATTCATTTCTGAATCTATTCATTATTAATCTCTCCTTTGATAGTCTTATTACTACTCAAGCTCTATGCGCAGTTTTTTAAGTGATGAATAAAGCTTAGTTTTAACTGTACTTTCAGGCATGTTCATTATGCTAGCAATATCTTGAAGCTTCATGGCTTCAAAATATCTAAGAACCACTATAGTTTTATTTTCGTCGCTTAGCCTATCTAGAGCAGACATTAAGTCCGTATCCTCATAATTATCAGAGCTACTTCCTCCAATATCTTCTAGAATTTCATCCTCAGTCAAAACAATTTTATTTGATTTTCTTAAAAAATCTAAAGCAGTATGAACAACTATTTTGTAAAACCAACTCTTTATTCCATCTGGATTTTTCAACTTATGCTGTGATTCTAGTGCTTTGCATATAGCTTCTTGGACTATATCAAGGGAATCTTGCTGATTCTTTACATAGGTGTAAGCTAATCTATAGTATCCCTCCCTGTTTTCTATGATGAATTTTGTTACATAATCGCGATTAAGTTTTGTTTTCATCTTTAAATATTCCTTTTATTTATTTTTTGTCTTCTAAATAATAGACGAATTAGAAGATTAAAAAGTTTTAAAATAATTACAGATTTTTTCGCAAAAAAATACCATCTTATTCAGATGATATTTTAGTATACTCCATTATATCTAGTTGTTAATACTTTTACTCGGAGTTCTTAATATTACTATTTTTTTATTGATATATTCTTATATAAAAGCTCTTATTAGAGCCTTTACTATTTTAGGATCAAACTGCGTGCCAGCATTGTCTTTTATTATTTCTAGAGCTTCCTCATCATCTACAGCCTTCCTGTATGGTTGATCTCTAGTGAGTGCATCATAGGCTTCTGCTACGGCTAGAATCCTAGCATAAAATGGAATCTCATCCCCTCTTAGTCCCTTAGGGTATCCACTTCCATCCCATCTCTCATGATGAGAAAGCACTGAGTCTGCTATAGGTGCAAATTCATTAGATGAGCTAAGAATACTATAGCCTGTCTCAGGGTGACGCTTCATATTATCCCACTGATGAGCATCTAGAGAGCCTTTGTAATTTAAAATATTGTCTTGAAGTGCAATCTTCCCTATATCGTGATAATAACCAAGAGTAAGAAGCTCAAGAAGCTGGGTTTGAGAGAAGCCAAGCTGTTTTCCTAGTAATTTACATATATAGGAGGTTCTTTTTGCATGCTCTCGTTCTTCTGGATACTTTTTCTCTAGGTTGTGAAGGATAATTTCTATAGCTTCTTTTCTAAGAGCTGCTCTTTGAGCTAATTTATTTTGATACATCATAACATCAGCACTGTTTAGCACTTGAGAAATAGGGATAGTTTCTTCATGCTTTAGAGCGTACCCTATAGCTATTGATATAGGTATGTCCTGAATAGTTCTCGATTTTGTAGAATGCTCTAATCTGGATTTTAAAGAAATTAAATCTGGCTCATTTACCTTTGTCATTATTAAGGAAAACTCATCTCCCCCTATTCTCGCAACGATGTCATCACTTCTAAGCTCTTTTTGGATTAAATCTGAAACAGTTTTTATTAGTTCATCTCCGCTTGCATGTCCAAAAGCATCGTTAATAAGCTTAAGCCCATTTACATCTATCATGACTATAGCTATAGGATAATTTCTAAGAGTGTCAACGCGCTTTAACTCCTCTTCAAAAAATCTTCGGTTAAAAAGCCCAGTGAGCTGGTCATGGTAGCAAATATATGATAGCTTATCTTCAGTTACTCTTCTATTTGTTATATCGGATAAAAACATCAATATGCTCGGCTTATCATCCCATAAAAGATGTACAGCCGAAGCTTCTACCCAAATAAATTCTCCACTAGATTTTTTAAATCTAAACTGAATCTTTGGATTATCTAGCTCATTTATAAGGCGAGAATCCAGCATCAATTTCAGCTTGCTGATATCCTCATCATGAACCAGTTCCTCAAGTTCAAGCCCTTTCAAGCTTTCTTTATATCCTGTTTGCTCCATAACCTTTAAATTAGCATGGATAATTTTATTGTCTTGAATGACGAATACAAATTCGGATAAATTATTAAATAATGTTTTGCACTGCATCTCTTTTTTATCTAATTCCTTTATAATTTGATTTACTTCAAGCTCTTTGTTTTTCTTTTCTATACTGGCTTTAAATAATAAATATGCTATTACTGCCAATAGCAAAATCACCGTTAAAAATAAAATAGTTTGACTACTCATAATACTTCCTCTTTTCACAGCAAGAGCAATCCAATTTTTATCCGAATTTATATAGTATTATAAATATATATACCAATATACAAATAAAAAACACCATAATCAGAAAATTATGGTGAAAATAAAATACAATTTATAAGTTTAACTGTTATTTGTCATTTTCTTATAAATTTTGAGTTGTTTATATTTATATTTACGTTTAATTATAGATTGAATTTCAAGATTATATCTTCATATATTTTATCTACTAAAGACGTTTTATCATTTACATCCACGTTCTGCTTACTTGCCCATATTTCCTGTGCTTTTAGAGCTTGCCCTATTAACATATACAGCCCATTTATATTATTGATACCATACTCATCTGCTAGCTTAAGTAGCTTGGTTTTTTGTGGATTGTATATGAGATCAACTACATTGCTGTACTTTTTAATAGCTTCCTTTTTAATAGGACACTCTTCAATATTCGGATAGGTTCCTACTGGGGTGCAGTTTATAAGGCAGTATTTATCCTTAATTTCATCGATTTCCTCATAAGCCAGTACTTCAAAATCTGGATACTCCAGCTTGGTTTTATCTGGATTTCTGCTTATAAGTGTTATCTTACTAGCCTTTTCATCCTGCAGTACTTTTATAACTGCCTTTGCAGCTCCTCCTGCTCCAAGTAAAGTAAATCCATTTTTGCTTATAGATATTCCTGCTTTATCAAGACATAATTTAAAGCCATCGTAATCTGTGTTTGTTCCTATGGCTTTGTTTTCTTTTAAAGTAATTGTATTTACAGCCCCTATTTCGATTGCCTTTTGATCTATCTTATCTAGATATCTCATTATATCCTGCTTGTAAGGGATAGTTACATTTAGACCAGCTAAGTTTAGTACTCTCATCGAAGCTATAACTTTTTCTAGATTTTCAGGCTGTACTTCGAACATGCCGTAGCTACCTTTTATACCTGCTTCTTTCATAATCTCTTGATGAAGTACATCTGATATACTGTGAGCTAAAGTTTTTCCTATTAATCCAAAATTGTTTTTCTTCATAGGCTCCACCTTGATTTG
Encoded here:
- the asnS gene encoding asparagine--tRNA ligase, translating into MTKAVDIKKLYRDTDDYMGKEIVIQGWIRTLRDSKNFGFIEVNDGSFFKNLQIVFDETLENFKDVAKLPIATAIKVTGDLVKTEGAKQPFEIKAKSIVVEAPSSSDFPLQKKRHTFEYLRTIAHLRPRSNAFSAVFRVRSVAAYAIHKFFQDRGFVYVHTPIITGSDAEGAGEMFRVTTLDLKNPPKNADGSIDNTQDFFGKETNLTVSGQLEGEIFALAYKDIYTFGPTFRAENSNTSRHAAEFWMIEPEIAFAELEDNMELAEDMIKYIISYVLENAPEEMEFFGSIVDKDLLPRLQNVVSNDFGRVTYTEAIKLLQESGHNFEYPVSWGMDLQTEHERYITEQIFKKPVFVTDYPKEIKAFYMRLNEDEKTVAAMDLLVPGIGEIIGGSQREEREDVLAGKIRAMGLNEEDYWWYLELRKYGGVKHAGYGLGFERMIMYLTGMTNIRDVIPFPRTVGTAEF
- a CDS encoding histidinol-phosphatase HisJ family protein, encoding MIKRDYHIHTAYSDDCIIPMETMVLSAIEKGMEEIALTDHVDYDYPDRDLPFVVNYDLYSQDYYALKEKYQDKINILFGVEIGLQPHLGSKIEELLAKYPFDFAIGSIHTVKRHDIYARRFWDNKSKVKGYTEYFEDVLECAKMHSCYRVFGHLDYVNRYGGFDDKTLYYKDYADIIDEILKTIIKGERGIEINTSGYRYGLNQTHPQRDILKRYKELGGEIITLGSDSHKDEHISADFDIAEQMLKDLGIHYLTKFSKLKPEMYKIGD
- a CDS encoding helix-turn-helix domain-containing protein, coding for MNIGKHLKKLRVEKGLSIRDISKSVDLSPAAWSNIERDVNSPTLATLSKICDALGVHLVDLLQQCKNESNKEEIVFRKDDRNQIIISGKSNIKYELASVSSNEFQILIVKMEKKCEFGYLSNEYPYDEIALVIKGRMELSLDDTIYILNEGDSIYLKSGSKYQYRNPDNASCEVIWAIQGAPKHSNE
- a CDS encoding L-cysteine desulfidase family protein, which encodes MESYCKQDYIDILKKELVPAMGCTEPIALAYAAAKAREVLGEAPKIVEAFVSPNILKNGMGVGIPGTGMIGLEIATAIGIVGGDASKELNVLADITYEDVKQSQQMVAEQKIKIGVKSGINPVYIEVNAVSGESNSKVIIEEKHNNIVYIEKNGQEILDNRIQKDTKEESKEVSVENKAESSSKVSINQDTGKSLKFSVESIYDFSVNTPLEELSFVYDLTITNSLISNEGMEKNYGHRIGRIVQKNIDNGLLADDLMSYVIKKSAAGADARMGGCMLPAMSNSGSGNQGITLSVPVIACAEKLGSDKEKLTRALVLASLISIYIKSNMKRLSALCGAMTAGASASCGMTYLLGGNLEQVKFSVQNMIGNLTGIVCDGAKPNCAMKVATGVSAAVISSLAAMDNVSCTSLEGIVDDNVDKSIANLGKIAAYGMADLDKMMLEIMVDKKRS
- a CDS encoding helix-turn-helix transcriptional regulator is translated as MTSQEILKPYIIFTKFLGNFLGPNYEVVLHDVTTPEKSVIAIENSHVSGRGIGSPLTDLSLKILQDKLYLKQDYISNYISITASGDQVKSATYFIKDINNNLIGLLCINMDASKFLDMQAIIDSFMGATSDYFNLCEKSKERTNIKLADTEAKANEIEKAKPKVIEENLSTTTLEELTTTIINQVLIQTDIEPERMSPDEKVAIVAQLHEKGVFLLKGSVIEVAERLKTSEATIYRYLKQLSR
- a CDS encoding VOC family protein — encoded protein: MDKLLIHLWYDKEAREAAELYTSIFPDSKINKSIILRDTPSGDAELIDFYLCGKEFQAISGGPYFRFNPSISMMVKTPNIEQVNSIWEALIQGGKELMPLDKYFFSERYGWLQDKYGLSWQIFHNPDTDKAELSPNLLFSSSVNGKAEEAISFYTNSFPNSETIYINRYNENEASAPEAKINYAEFALDSMKLTAMDNANSVDYSFNEAISFMVRCKNQEEIDYYWNLLSNDREAEQCGWLKDKYGLSWQIVPDFLDDAMFDASQELVDKITKVFLPMKKLDYDKLKNTL
- a CDS encoding RsiV family protein, whose translation is MNRFRNEYENIEIPDELEFLVRTTIKEQEKKMKRKNIINKSVIAAAVAGVVFVGSINLSSEISYALSEVPVLGSIVRVLTFKTFELKDNNFDAELKTPAIEGLDSNLEAMLNEKYLDENQKLYDDFMKEIDELKKADMEEAHMGIASGYEVKTDTDKLLVIGRYVVNTAGSSSTTIKYDTIDKQNKVLITLPSLFKDEAYIDIISENIKAQMKEQMKDENNIYWLEDEMMGDENFSKIDKNQSFYITKDNQLVIAFDKYEVAPGYMGNPEFIIPSELLKDVLVSDEYIK
- a CDS encoding sigma-70 family RNA polymerase sigma factor, encoding MKTKLNRDYVTKFIIENREGYYRLAYTYVKNQQDSLDIVQEAICKALESQHKLKNPDGIKSWFYKIVVHTALDFLRKSNKIVLTEDEILEDIGGSSSDNYEDTDLMSALDRLSDENKTIVVLRYFEAMKLQDIASIMNMPESTVKTKLYSSLKKLRIELE
- a CDS encoding HD domain-containing phosphohydrolase, encoding MSSQTILFLTVILLLAVIAYLLFKASIEKKNKELEVNQIIKELDKKEMQCKTLFNNLSEFVFVIQDNKIIHANLKVMEQTGYKESLKGLELEELVHDEDISKLKLMLDSRLINELDNPKIQFRFKKSSGEFIWVEASAVHLLWDDKPSILMFLSDITNRRVTEDKLSYICYHDQLTGLFNRRFFEEELKRVDTLRNYPIAIVMIDVNGLKLINDAFGHASGDELIKTVSDLIQKELRSDDIVARIGGDEFSLIMTKVNEPDLISLKSRLEHSTKSRTIQDIPISIAIGYALKHEETIPISQVLNSADVMMYQNKLAQRAALRKEAIEIILHNLEKKYPEEREHAKRTSYICKLLGKQLGFSQTQLLELLTLGYYHDIGKIALQDNILNYKGSLDAHQWDNMKRHPETGYSILSSSNEFAPIADSVLSHHERWDGSGYPKGLRGDEIPFYARILAVAEAYDALTRDQPYRKAVDDEEALEIIKDNAGTQFDPKIVKALIRAFI
- the aroE gene encoding shikimate dehydrogenase, translating into MKKNNFGLIGKTLAHSISDVLHQEIMKEAGIKGSYGMFEVQPENLEKVIASMRVLNLAGLNVTIPYKQDIMRYLDKIDQKAIEIGAVNTITLKENKAIGTNTDYDGFKLCLDKAGISISKNGFTLLGAGGAAKAVIKVLQDEKASKITLISRNPDKTKLEYPDFEVLAYEEIDEIKDKYCLINCTPVGTYPNIEECPIKKEAIKKYSNVVDLIYNPQKTKLLKLADEYGINNINGLYMLIGQALKAQEIWASKQNVDVNDKTSLVDKIYEDIILKFNL